In Ralstonia pseudosolanacearum, the DNA window GACGAGAGCCGCGCTATCAGCCGTTCGGCGGCCATCCGGCAGGCCGCGGACTCCGGCCACTTGCTCAAGCCGTTGAGCGCAGCCGCGATACCCTGCGCATCCATGGACAGCAGCAGCGCCGCCTCGTCCGTCAACCTGGCGGTCAGGCATTCCGCCGCCGCCAGGCAGGCCGCCGACTCCTGCCATTTGCCCAGCGCATTGAACACATTGCCGACGTGCTGCCCGTTCAGGGCGCCTCGCAGCGCCGCGTCGCGGCCGAGGCGGATCGCCAGGCGCTCGGCTGCGGCACGGCAGACGTCTGCATCGGGCCACTTGCCCAATGCATTGAGCGCGTTGGCGAGCTGTGGCGCGTCGAGGGCTTCGCGAAGCTTCGCCTCGCTGCGGATGCGGTCAGCCAGGTCCAAGGCCGCCTCTCGGCAAGCCGTCGTCCGCGGCCACTTGCACAGGGCGTTGAGCGTGCTGGCCACCTCTTGCGCATTCAGGCTCGCCTGAAGCCGGGCGTCGTCCGCGAGCCGAACCGCCAGGCATTCGGCGGCGGCGCGGCAAGGCGCGCTGTCCGGCCACTTGCTCAGCGCATTGAAGGCATTGGCAATCTCTTGTGCGCTCATCGCCTGCCGCAACGCGGGCATTTTCACGAGCTGCTCGGCCACGCATTCGACGGCCGCCCCGCAGATCTCCGCTTTCGGCCATTTGCTCAGCCCGTTGAGCGAAGCGGCAACCGCCGTCGCCGTCATGCCCTCCAACAGCGCCGCTTCGCACACCAGCCGGGAAGCGAGATGCTCGGCAACGTTGCGGCACACGGCCGTCTCCGGCCACTTGCTCAGCCCGTTGATCGCCGTCGCAACCGCCTGTGCGTCCATGGCCTGGAGCAATCTGGGCGATTGCTCCAGCCGGGCGGCAAGGCATTCGGCCGCCGTCCGGCAATCGGTGTTGCCGGGCCATTTGCTGAAAGCGTTGAGCAGCAGCCCGATTTGCCGCGCCTCGAAGGCCTTCTGCACCCCGTCGTGCAGCAGGTGGCACCCGATGCGCGCCGTTGCCTGTTCGCATCGCCCGCTGTCGCCGTTCTTGGAGAAGGCATTGGCCAGCAGCGTCAACTCCTTGGCGCCGAGTCGAGGCCATGGCCCGGGCTTCAGCGCCTGGCCGGCAATCCAAGCGATGGCCGCCATGCATGCGGGCTGCCTCGGATATTTGCTCAGCAGATTGCCCAGCTCCGCCAGTTTCTCCAGCGGGGCATCGTTGAACCAGCCCGTCTTGAACAGATAGCACGCGGCCATCTCCACGCACTGTTCCAGCACGCGGTCCAGCCGATGCGGCTCGGCGGACGTGGGCGCGGATGCGGCGCCCAAGGCAAACAGGTAGCCGTCCAGACGTCGGGCGTTTTCTTCGGGCGGCACGGAGCCGTCCAGGAACATCAGGGCAAGGCCATGGCCGTTGCACTGCGCCAAGGTGTTGTCCCTCGCCACATGAAGGCAGAAATCCAGATCGACCTTCCCCCGCCTGGCGCTCGCCACCAGCTTCCACAGGCGCGCGCACTGCTGCTCACGCATGGCGGCGAGCCTGCCGGACTCGGTGTGTCCCAGCCATCGGCCATAGTCGGTGAGCTGCTCCGCGGTCGGTTCGCGGCGGGCTTCGGCGCGCGGCGAGGCCGGCGCCTCCGCGTCACGCTCGGCCGCGTGAAAGGCGGTGCTTTCGCCCCGGCATGGCAAGGGCATCGGGCGCATGTCAGTGTTATCACCGGCTTCGCGCTTGCGCTTGAGCGGGATGCGCGGGGCCTGCCGACTGTGCGACGCACGCTCGATCTGATCGGCCCCATCCTCTCTCGGACCGGCGAACGCCCGCCTCGATGCGGCCTCCTGCGTGGACGGCCTGTCCGTGCCGGCTGCCCCCACCGCAAGGGCGCGCGCCGACGCGTGGGCGCGATGGCCCGGCGAACGCGCCAGGGGTTCCAGATGCCCAGCGGCGCGGGCTCGGCGGTTCACCGAGGGTGTCTGCTGATGCGAACGCGAATGTGGTGACGGGTCGTGACCGCTTTCCGGAGAAACAGCGTGCCAACGATGCGAGCCCGAAGGCAGTCGTGCAAGGCCCATAGATATGCGAGCGTTCCCGCAAGCAGAAACGTCCGGCGATATCGGAGCATTGTTGCGGGGAAGCGTCCAGGAAGATCAGTTGCTCAGTGACGCGGCGTCGACCCGACAGTTGCGGGATCGAAGCTTGCCGCCGATGCCTGACGTGGGATAAAGCCCAAGGTGGGATGAGGCCCGAGACGATATCCTGCGGCAGGCGTCCATGCGTGCCTCACGATGCGAACAAACGGATCTGTTTGCGCAATATTCGCAAAAGAATTCGCCCGAGTCAGGCAATAACAAGATGGGGCAACCGTCCTGTTCGCGCAAACCCGGCGATTGAACACAACGACGCAGCAGCGAAAAAAAGCCCCTTGGTCTCCCAACCAAGGGGCTAACGTCGATATGCGGTTTGCCTACACGCGTCTCAGCGATCTCAGGGGATGGGCGTAAACTTCAGCTCGCTCAAGGGCACGACCTTGTCTTCACGGACCATCTTGTATTCCGTATTGGGGCCGAGCCACTTGTTCCACAGCTGGTTGATCTCCCCAGCCTTGTCCATGGCCAGCAGGGCTTCATTGACCTTGGCCAGCAGCGCCGGTTCGCCCTTCTTCATCCCCACGCCGATCGGCTGATAGATCATCGGCTCGGCGATCATCTTCAGTTCGATGCCGCCGGTCTTGGACTGATTCACCAGCTTGGTGATCGTCATCGTGTTCGAGACGATGCCCAGTGCCTTGCCCTGCTGCACGGCCATATAGGCGGAGCCCGTGTCCTGGAACGTCACCGGCTCGGACCCGTTCATCTTGATCGACAGCTCCGACGTCGAGCCCTTCGCGGCCGCCAGGCGCTTGCCTTTGTAGTCCGCCTTGCTCTTGCCCGGGTCGCTCGCCCGCACCGCCAGCATTTCCTTGGCGAGGTAATACGGATCGCTGAACTGGATCTGCTCGGCGCGGCCGAGCGTGTAGGCAAGGTTCGCCACCGTCACGTCGACGCGGCCCATCTTGACTTCAGGCACACGCGCCTCGACCGACAGCGGGGTGATCCTGGCGGCGACACCCAGGTGCTTGGCCAGCGCCTGACACAGGTCGACATCGAAGCCGACCATCTCGCGGGTCTTCGGATCCGGCGCGGCGAACGGCGGCACATCGGCAAACGTGCCACAACGCAGCTCCTTGTTCTTCTGGATCTCCGCCCATTGATCGGCCAGAACGGGAAAGGACGCAGCGCACAGACAGGCCAGGACAGTCAGGCGCGCAACGGTGGAATGGACCGTCATTTCAGACTCCTAAAGGTGGTGTGGCACAGAAACGGAGAACGGGCGGAATGGGGCAATACCGGAATACCGGGGCAATACCGGGTCAATGCGAGCGCAGATCCGACAGGAAGCGTTTGGCGCGCGGATGCTGCGGCTCGCGGAAGAACACATTGGGCTCGGCCACTTCCAGGATCGAGCCGCTGTCCATGAACCAAACCCGGTCGGCAACCTCGCGGGCGAAGTTCATTTCGTGGGTCACGCACATCATGGTCATGCCTTCGTTGGCCAGGCTGCGCATCACGGCCAGCACTTCGCCGACCATCTCGGGGTCCAGCGCGCTGGTCGGCTCGTCGAAGAGCATGGCGGGCGGTTCCATGGCCAGGGCGCGTGCAATCGCCACGCGCTGCTGCTGCCCGCCGGAGAGCTGCGCGGGATAGGCGTCGGCCTTGTTCGCCAGCCCCACCCGATCGAGCAGTCGCATGGCCTTCTCGCGCGCCTCGGCACGGCGAACCCCGCGCACCCGCATCGGCGACAGCACGATGTTCTCCAGCACCGACAGATGCGGAAACAGGTTGAAGCTCTGGAACACAAAACCAATGCGGCTGCGCACCTTGTTGAGCGTGTCGCTGCGCATCGGTGCGTGTACGTCGTCGCCGTCGAACAGGATCTGTCCGGACTTGATCTCTTCCAGCCGGTTGACCGTGCGGATCAGCGTGGACTTGCCCGAGCCCGACGGCCCGCAGACAACGACGACCTCGCCCTTCTTGACCTCGGCGTTGATGTTGTTCAACGCACAGTAATCGCCGTACCACTTGCAGACATTGGAGAACTGGATCATGTCGATGCCTCAGTAATGCATTCAGGGTTCAACCGGCAGCGGCTCGGGTACCTCCGGCGCAGACCTGCGGAGCTTCCCCGCCCGCTTGGCTGCGATGCGGTGCTCCAGCGCGCGCGCCGCACGTGTCAGGCTCCAGCACACGGCAAAGTACATGACCGCCAGCAGGAAGAAGATCTGGAACGGCTTGCTCAGCAGCGCGTTGTTGATCTGGTTGGCGGCGAAGGTCAGCTCGGGCACGTTGATGACGTAACCGAGCGTGGTTTCCTTGATGGTGGACACGAACTGGGCCAGCATGCTCGGCAGCATGTTGTAGAGGGCCTGCGGCAGGATCACCACGCGCATGGCACCGAGGTAGCTGTGCCCCAGCGCGCGTGCCGCCTCCATCTGCCCTTTCGGCAGTGCCTCGATACCGGCACGCACGACCTCACTCAGGTAGACGCCTTCATAGATCACGAGCGTGCACAGCATCGTGGTGAAGCCCGAGACATCCCGCCCGATGAACATGGGCACCAGGAAGTACACCCAGAGAATCAGCATCAGCAGCGGCACACCGCGCACCACATATACGAGCGCGGTCACCACCGAGCGCAGTGCCGACCAGGGCGACAACCGCGCCAGTGCCAGCAGCACGCTCAGCGGAAACGCGAGCACGATGCCGAGCACGGACAGAATCAGTGTGCACGCGATGCCGCCCAACGGGCCGTTCGGGTACTGCCCGACCAGCAGCAGCAGCCAGTTGTCGCTCACGATATCGACCAGATCCATCATGGCTTACCTCCCCGTCACGACGCGGAAGCGGCGGGCCAGACAGGCGCCGACCGCCATGATGACCAGCGAGAAGCCCAGGTACATGAGCGTCGCCAGCAAATACGATTCGAAGGCCCGGAAGCTGGCGTTCTCGATCTCCTTGACGGCATGGGTCATCTCCGTGACGCCGATCGCCATCGCCAGGCTGCTGTTCTTGAACAGCGACACGCTATGGTTGATCAGCGCCGGCAGCGCATTGCGCACGGCCTGCGGCAGGAGCACGTAGCGCAGGGTGCCGATGAAGGTGTTGCCCAGTGCGCGGGCCGCTTCCTCCTGGCCCGGCGGAATCGCACGCAAACCCGAGCGCAAGTCTTCGCTGAAGTACGCGGCCTGGCACAGGCCCAGCGCCACGATCGCAAAGACGGCTTCGGAGTGATGCTCGCCCAGCCAATCCAGCGCCGGAAGCGGCAGCAAGGTGGAGATGCCGAAGTACCAGAACATCAGCTGCACCAGCGTCGGCACGTTGCAATGATACGAGACATACGCCCCGACCAAGCGCTCGGCCAGCGGGTGGGGCACCATCCGCAACGCCAGCAACACGAAGGCCAGCGCCATGCCCAGCACCCATGAGCACCCGGCGATCACCAGCGTCATCCAGACACCCTCGATCAGCATCCGGCTGAACTCGGGGTTCTTCAGGATCGCCATCAGATCAAAGCCTTGCATGATCGGCTCCGCTCAGTCTTGCGATGGTTCCGGGCGCATCGTGGAGAGGCCGCCGGGCACCTGCAGCGTCGGAGTGATCTCCATGTGCCCGATATTGACGGCGACGGGCGCGGCAATGGCAAACGCGATGGCTTCGGCGATGTCGGCGGCCTGCGGCAGCTCGAAGCCCTTGACGAAGCGCTCATAGGTCTCGGCACTGTCGCCGTGCACGTGGGCAAAGATGTCGGTGGCCACGCGCCCGGGGCAGATCTCGGTCACGCGCACGCGCTTGCCGTAGGCATCGATGCGCAGCTGCCGCGACAGCATGTGGATCGCCGCCTTGGTGGCGTGGTACGTGGAGTTCCCGCCAAAGTTGTACGCACCGGCAATCGAGCTGATGTTGACCACGTGCCCCCGGTCGCGCGCCACCATGCCCGGCAGCACGAGCCGGCAAAGATGCAGCACCGCGCGCAGGTTGACGTCCACGAGCAGGTCGATGCCCTGCGCGTCGGCGTTGAGCAGCGAGCCGGGACGATCCACACCGGCGTTGTTGACGAGGATGTCGAACGCGTGCTCGCTCGTGAGTGCGGTGATGCCGTCCAGGTCGGTCACGTCGATGGCGTGCGCAATGCAGCCGGTGCGTTCGGCCAGCTTGGCCAGCGCTTGCGCGCTGCGTGCCAAGGCATGGACCTGCACGCCCTCACGGCACAAGCGTTCGACAACGGCGGCACCGATTCCGGAAGATGCGCCAGTGACCAGAGCGGTTTTGTAGTCTGCGAATGACATGGTAGTCCTGTGCGATAACTTGCTTCAATGTATCGATCACCAGCTTTGCGCGCCAAGATGGAATGTCTTTGGCGTAATAGGCCCGGCTTATGTCGGGGTAACCCTGATCCCGGGCCTCACAGCACGGTGGAAAACCCCAGTTGCTGCGAGATCGGAACGATGCGCCCGCCGAGTGATTCGATCTCCGCGCGCAGGCGCTGCGTCAGTGCCACCGCGCCGGGGGTATCGCCATGGACGAGGATCGAGCGCGGCTGCATCGGCAGGACATGGCCGGCGTGCGTGACGATCGTGCCGTCCGTCAGCAGGCGCCGCACGCGGGCCAGTACCTGTGCTTCGTCGTGGATCACCGCACCGGGCAGGCCACGGCTGACGAGCAGGCCCTGGTCGTCATAAGCCCGATCGGCCAGAAAGCTGACACCAACCGGCAGCCCGAACGCCGCGGCCGCCCCCTCAATCGCCTGGCTGCTGGACGTGCTGATGATGAGGTTCGGATCGAACGCTGCGATTGCCTTCAGCAGCGGCGTTGCCCAGGCAGGATCCGCCGCTGCCCGGTTGCCGAGCGCGCCGTGAAAGCTCATGTGCGTCACGCGGCGGCCGTGCGCACGGGCAATCCCTGCCAAGGCACCGAGCTGGTAGGTCACCATC includes these proteins:
- a CDS encoding ABC transporter substrate-binding protein, with amino-acid sequence MTVHSTVARLTVLACLCAASFPVLADQWAEIQKNKELRCGTFADVPPFAAPDPKTREMVGFDVDLCQALAKHLGVAARITPLSVEARVPEVKMGRVDVTVANLAYTLGRAEQIQFSDPYYLAKEMLAVRASDPGKSKADYKGKRLAAAKGSTSELSIKMNGSEPVTFQDTGSAYMAVQQGKALGIVSNTMTITKLVNQSKTGGIELKMIAEPMIYQPIGVGMKKGEPALLAKVNEALLAMDKAGEINQLWNKWLGPNTEYKMVREDKVVPLSELKFTPIP
- a CDS encoding amino acid ABC transporter ATP-binding protein gives rise to the protein MIQFSNVCKWYGDYCALNNINAEVKKGEVVVVCGPSGSGKSTLIRTVNRLEEIKSGQILFDGDDVHAPMRSDTLNKVRSRIGFVFQSFNLFPHLSVLENIVLSPMRVRGVRRAEAREKAMRLLDRVGLANKADAYPAQLSGGQQQRVAIARALAMEPPAMLFDEPTSALDPEMVGEVLAVMRSLANEGMTMMCVTHEMNFAREVADRVWFMDSGSILEVAEPNVFFREPQHPRAKRFLSDLRSH
- a CDS encoding amino acid ABC transporter permease; the protein is MMDLVDIVSDNWLLLLVGQYPNGPLGGIACTLILSVLGIVLAFPLSVLLALARLSPWSALRSVVTALVYVVRGVPLLMLILWVYFLVPMFIGRDVSGFTTMLCTLVIYEGVYLSEVVRAGIEALPKGQMEAARALGHSYLGAMRVVILPQALYNMLPSMLAQFVSTIKETTLGYVINVPELTFAANQINNALLSKPFQIFFLLAVMYFAVCWSLTRAARALEHRIAAKRAGKLRRSAPEVPEPLPVEP
- a CDS encoding amino acid ABC transporter permease, with the protein product MQGFDLMAILKNPEFSRMLIEGVWMTLVIAGCSWVLGMALAFVLLALRMVPHPLAERLVGAYVSYHCNVPTLVQLMFWYFGISTLLPLPALDWLGEHHSEAVFAIVALGLCQAAYFSEDLRSGLRAIPPGQEEAARALGNTFIGTLRYVLLPQAVRNALPALINHSVSLFKNSSLAMAIGVTEMTHAVKEIENASFRAFESYLLATLMYLGFSLVIMAVGACLARRFRVVTGR
- a CDS encoding SDR family oxidoreductase — translated: MSFADYKTALVTGASSGIGAAVVERLCREGVQVHALARSAQALAKLAERTGCIAHAIDVTDLDGITALTSEHAFDILVNNAGVDRPGSLLNADAQGIDLLVDVNLRAVLHLCRLVLPGMVARDRGHVVNISSIAGAYNFGGNSTYHATKAAIHMLSRQLRIDAYGKRVRVTEICPGRVATDIFAHVHGDSAETYERFVKGFELPQAADIAEAIAFAIAAPVAVNIGHMEITPTLQVPGGLSTMRPEPSQD
- a CDS encoding LamB/YcsF family protein, which codes for MEIDLNADLGEGYGPWRMGDDEAMMSLISSANIACGFHAGDPLIMDRSVRLAIESGVDVGAHVGFPDRQGFGRRFMQVDIPDLTAMVTYQLGALAGIARAHGRRVTHMSFHGALGNRAAADPAWATPLLKAIAAFDPNLIISTSSSQAIEGAAAAFGLPVGVSFLADRAYDDQGLLVSRGLPGAVIHDEAQVLARVRRLLTDGTIVTHAGHVLPMQPRSILVHGDTPGAVALTQRLRAEIESLGGRIVPISQQLGFSTVL